A genomic region of Mustela erminea isolate mMusErm1 chromosome 12, mMusErm1.Pri, whole genome shotgun sequence contains the following coding sequences:
- the PPP1R26 gene encoding protein phosphatase 1 regulatory subunit 26, whose protein sequence is MFLMNAPPVVALQSKWEAFGTPGSFRFPGCFSEPKEGVSRAPVSAQVRMVISALRGDQAAPGMSDELAVRRSQRAEKGQDARLAATPTFTACGLGTDLVPSREKDAADFGPLVLDSDSDDSVDRDIEEAIQEYLKAKSGATERGGRPRPEVPLSSTLIAPCPPTSAPSPGGSPGSRAGAGRDLGSASPVSVSSDDSFEQSIQAEIEQFLNEKRQHETPRCDVSVDVKPDLSDNAVRSAFRSGREPTGKTHRQEVMGACKDFLFRKPPRLAKVSARPRGLQSKATAEPESAEPRPAEAAQNKGAVRRSGGPGRRAKRAKSAAPVSKASGSSSDDGIEEAIQLYQLEKRKETGGDLPPGPLLGEGKEPGPPTRSTGHATKGASPETRRKTPGRKKPTAPKAVDLSPGGPDPAHPCKPPRDPRAAEPELAERPPCRADTSAELMCAEAILDISKTILPAPAVSSERPLPASPLSCPLTVPSRSDGDSSSVDSNDSIEQEIRTFLALKAQSGAWLARAESCPQTTLSPAPPPGPGVPSSKTLGLVLSCKRKRRGGSHAGPPSTPKKARETAQEGARDPDHSPAGAQPGQAPRAEGQSKGQPVPCRPREPGDQHGGPGGSLWPGHGNTAPARSAGERGSSEDKSSSLDSDEDLDSAIKDLLRSRRRLKKKWRDPRAARKRKVRFSTTEPQFVHKLGGFRRDWTDRSPHLLKSCLSKPKKDSRENLGKKALSISCRDPERTAADSAGPGDVPPAPPLRRRASEGNLFFREAATCELQGAAPGPQPPPEDSSSVDSDDSIELEIRKFLAEKAKESGSGSEAPGGGPAAPGMGSVPRPELPCRKGPAPTLAPHPGVCTRSQRGRGGPQPAGGPGGAGRAFLPGGRSGPRKEQACLPRAVARHTSTAGSLSAKGSAAGRRLVCTHKDQSPRGTERARERALGSLPARAEAGTRAESPGVAFAVTTQGQSPRTRKPGADGLGSPQASLALPWANFAHQSRLQSTWALSPEGREAVWRGGLGGQREQGPEGQDPKKGLPFSGFSSLLSTQLFHFGKSVSWGGKQAGVFSPPLSLPLQGPAFSAFRETPAGHSPVFGSAPLLTKKGGGHWPGRKSQAACGLHARRNSGSEEDVLDLRYKRGATSGGSEAQEALGSDSSELSDTSVEEGSGPGAKGKALQP, encoded by the coding sequence ATGTTCCTCATGAACGCCCCTCCTGTGGTCGCTCTCCAGTCCAAATGGGAGGCCTTCGGCACACCAGGAAGCTTTAGGTTTCCTGGGTGCTTCTCGGAGCCGAAGGAGGGCGTCTCGAGAGCTCCGGTGAGTGCGCAAGTGCGGATGGTCATCAGCGCGCTCCGGGGCGACCAGGCTGCTCCGGGCATGAGCGATGAGCTTGCCGTGCGCAGAAGCCAGAGAGCGGAGAAGGGCCAGGACGCCAGGCTGGCCGCCACCCCGACGTTTACTGCCTGTGGTCTCGGCACTGATTTGGTCCCTTCGAGGGAAAAGGATGCCGCGGACTTTGGCCCCTTGGTGCTGGACTCGGACAGCGACGACTCCGTGGACCGGGACATTGAGGAAGCGATCCAGGAGTATCTGAAGGCCAAGAGCGGGGCCACGGAGCGGGGCGGGCGGCCCAGACCGGAGGTTCCTCTGAGCAGCACCCTGATCGCCCCGTGTCCCCCAACGTCGGCACCCAGCCCGGGAGGCAGCCCTGGGAGCCGCGCGGGAGCCGGCCGAGACCTGGGCTCCGCCTCCCCGGTGAGCGTTAGCAGCGACGACTCCTTCGAGCAGAGCATCCAGGCAGAGATCGAACAGTTTCTGAACGAGAAAAGGCAGCACGAGACCCCAAGGTGTGATGTTTCTGTGGACGTGAAACCAGACCTCAGCGATAATGCGGTCAGATCAGCATTTAGATCCGGCAGAGAGCCGACGGGCAAGACACATCGGCAGGAAGTGATGGGAGCCTGCAAGGACTTTCTCTTCCGGAAACCTCCCAGGCTAGCCAAGGTGAGCGCACGGCCCCGAGGCCTCCAGTCCAAGGCCACTGCCGAGCCAGAGAGCGCGGAGCCCCGGCCTGCAGAAGCAGCCCAGAATAAAGGCGCGGTCAGGAGAAGCGGGGGCCCTGGGCGGAGGGCCAAGCGAGCCAAGAGCGCAGCCCCGGTGTCCAAGGCGTCCGGCTCCAGCAGCGATGACGGCATCGAGGAGGCCATTCAGCTGTACCagctggagaaaaggaaggagacgGGCGGAGACCTGCCGCCTGGACCGCTGCTTGGAGAGGGGAAGGAGCCTGGCCCTCCCACACGCAGCACAGGCCATGCCACAAAAGGTGCCTCGCCTGAAACCCGCAGGAAAACACCAGGCAGGAAGAAGCCCACAGCCCCAAAGGCCGTGGACCTCAGCCCAGGTGGCCCTGACCCTGCCCACCCTTGCAAGCCACCCAGAGATCCCAGAGCTGCTGAACCCGAGCTTGCGGAACGGCCGCCATGCCGGGCAGACACGTCCGCGGAGCTGATGTGTGCCGAAGCAATTTTGGACATTTCCAAAACCATCCTGCCAGCCCCCGCGGTAAGCAGTGAGAGACCCCTGCCCGCCAGCCCGCTCTCCTGCCCCCTGACCGTGCCCTCCCGCTCTGATGGGGACAGCAGCTCCGTGGACAGCAATGACAGCATAGAGCAGGAAATCCGGACGTTCCTGGCCCTGAAGGCACAGTCAGGAGCCTGGCTGGCCCGAGCGGAGAGCTGCCCGCAGACCACTCTGAGCCCAGCACCGCCACCTGGCCCTGGGGTCCCCAGCTCTAAAACGCTGGGCCTGGTGCTGAGCTGCAAAAGGAAACGCAGAGGAGGCAGCCATGCCGGGCCACCGTCCACACCCAAGAAAGCGAGAGAGACGGCGCAGGAGGGCGCCCGGGATCCTGACCACAGCCCAGCAGGTGCACAGCCTGGCCAGGCCCCCAGGGCAGAAGGCCAGAGCAAGGGCCAGCCCGTCCCCTGCAGGCCACGTGAGCCGGGCGACCAGCACGGTGGTCCCGGGGGCAGCCTGTGGCCCGGCCACGGGAACACGGCCCCAGCGCGGAGCGCCGGTGAGCGGGGCAGCTCTGAGGACAAGAGCAGCTCCCTGGACAGTGACGAGGACCTGGACTCCGCCATCAAGGACCTCCTGCGGTCCAGGCGGAGGCTCAAGAAGAAGTGGAGGGACCCCAGGGCCGCGCGCAAGAGGAAGGTGCGGTTCAGCACCACCGAGCCCCAGTTCGTGCATAAACTCGGCGGCTTCCGGAGAGACTGGACGGACAGAAGCCCCCACCTGTTGAAAAGCTGCCTCTCCAAGCCCAAAAAAGACAGCAGGGAGAACCTGGGGAAAAAGGCCCTGAGCATCTCCTGCAGAGACCCGGAGAGAACCGCAGCGGACAGTGCGGGCCCCGGCGATGTGCCCCCGGCCCCCCCGCTCCGGAGAAGAGCGTCTGAAGGGAATCTGTTCTTCCGTGAAGCCGCCACCTGCGAACTTCAAGGCGcagcccctggcccccagcctccGCCCGAGGACAGCAGCTCTGTGGACAGTGATGACAGCATCGAGCTGGAGATCAGGAAGTTCTTGGCCGAAAAGGCCAAGGAGTCCGGGAGCGGCTCAGAAGCCCCAGGAGGGGGCCCAGCCGCCCCAGGGATGGGGAGTGTGCCCAGGCCAGAGCTGCCGTGCCGGAAGGGGCCGGCGCCCACCCTGGCCCCTCATCCCGGTGTGTGCACGCGGAGCCAGCGGGGCAGGGGCGGTCCTCAACCGGCCGGAGGCCCGGGGGGTGCGGGGAGAGCCTTCCTTCCAGGCGGGAGGAGCGGCCCCCGAAAAGAGCAGGCCTGCCTCCCCAGAGCCGTGGCCAGGCACACCAGCACGGCGGGGTCCCTGTCTGCCAAAGGGTCGGCTGCTGGTCGGCGACTGGTTTGTACCCACAAAGATCAGAGCCCAAGAGGGACTGAGCGTGCCAGGGAACGTGCTCTCGGCTCGCTGCCTGCTCGAGCTGAAGCGGGCACCCGGGCAGAAAGCCCCGGTGTGGCCTTTGCTGTGACGACCCAGGGCCAGAGCCCACGGACTCGGAAGCCGGGAGCAGATGGGCTAGGGAGCCCGCAGGCCAGCCTCGCCCTCCCGTGGGCCAACTTCGCCCACCAGAGTCGGCTGCAGAGCACATGGGCGCTGAgcccagaaggcagagaggctgtgTGGAGAGGGGGCCTCGGCGGCCAGCGAGAGCAGGGGCCAGAGGGCCAGGACCCCAAGAAAGGCCTGCCCTTCTCGGGCTTCTCCTCCCTGCTGTCCACACAGCTGTTCCACTTTGGGAAGAGCGTCTCCTGGGGCGGCAAGCAGGCCGGCGTCTTCAGCCCGCCCCTGAGTCTGCCCCTGCAGGGCCCAGCCTTCTCAGCCTTCAGAGAAACCCCGGCCGGCCACAGCCCTGTGTTTGGAAGCGCGCCCCTGCTAACAAAGAAAGGGGGGGGACACTGGCCCGGCCGGAAGTCCCAGGCGGCGTGCGGTTTGCACGCCAGGAGGAACTCGGGCTCTGAGGAGGACGTTCTAGACCTGAGGTACAAGCGGGGGGCCACCAGCGGAGGCAGCGAGGCCCAGGAGGCCTTGGGGAGTGACTCCAGTGAGCTCAGTGACACCTCCGTGGAGGAGGGCAGCGGCCCGGGGGCCAAGGGCAAAGCCCTCCAGCCATGA
- the C12H9orf116 gene encoding UPF0691 protein C9orf116 homolog — translation MKTPGRPGTRPPAPAPAPLAPAPPQKTSDCYRVDDDLPARFNNPAWFRGYGTKKAVSVYRTSNAAYGSRAPTVHEMPKVFYPNSSKFSRQLAAGGMFQNNTLNVYMEKSIVTGPDNYITPYDRFNFHPSYNVSKPSICDWPAS, via the exons ATGAAGACTCCGGGCCGGCCGGGGACACGAC ccccggccccggccccggcccccctcGCCCCCGCGCCCCCGCAGAAGACCAGCGACTGCTACCGCGTGGACGACGACCTGCCGGCCAGGTTCAACAACCCGGCGTGGTTTCGGGGCTACGG GACCAAGAAGGCCGTCTCGGTGTACAGGACCAGTAACGCCGCCTACGGGAGCAGAGCCCCCACCGTGCACGAGATGCCG AAAGTATTTTATCCAAATTCGAGTAAATTTTCCAGACAACTTGCAGctggtggaatgttccagaaTAATACCCTCAACGTCTACATGGAGAAGAGCATTGTGACGGGTCCCGACAACTACATCACCCCCTACGACCGGTTCAACTTCCACCCCAGTTACAACGTCAGCAAGCCGTCCATCTGTGATTGGCCGGCCTCCTGA
- the MRPS2 gene encoding 28S ribosomal protein S2, mitochondrial translates to MRTPGAPRPTGRPLGQRRAVPDCPAARRARGPARGPAAVAPPGRQAALEQPGSGGGGGRRVSARPAVRAMAPAVPRLLGAGVWSRPLRPRLLPSATPGRPRPGGRTLASAATSAVSAPEGSTDVSDRILSEPLKHSDFFNLKELFSVRSLFDARVHLGHKAGCRHRFMEPYVFGSRLGQDIIDLEQTAVHLQLALNFTAHVAYRKGIILFVGRNRQFSHLIETTARDCGEYAHTRYFKGGLLTNAPLLLGPGVRLPDLIIFLHTLNNVFEPHVAVRDAAKMHIPTVGIVDTNCNPCLITYPVPGNDDSPPAVQLFCRLFQTTIHRAKEKRRQMEALYRLQGPVEQGAGGQGPAAPPSLGA, encoded by the exons ATGCGGACTCCGGGCGCGCCCCGTCCCACGGGACGCCCCCTGGGGCAGCGGCGGGCGGTGCCGGACTGTCCCGCGGCGCGGAGGGCGCGGGGGCCGGCGCGCGGCCCAGCTGCAGTGGCTCCTCCGGGACGGCAGGCGGCGCTGGAGCAGcccggcagcggcggcggcggcgggaggcgcGTCTCGGCCCGTCCCGCCGTCCGCGCTATGGCGCCCGCCGTGCCCCGGCTGCTCGGCGCGG GTGTCTGGTCCCGGCCGCTGCGGCCGCGCCTGCTGCCGAGCGCGACCCCGGGGCGACCCCGGCCGGGCGGCAGGACCCTGGCGAGCGCCGCGACCTCCGCCGTCAGCGCGCCCGAGGGCAGCACCG atgtGAGCGACAGGATCCTCAGTGAGCCCCTCAAGCACTCTGACTTCTTCAACCTCAAGGAGTTGTTTTCCGTGAGAAGTCTCTTCGACGCCCGCGTGCACCTGGGCCACAAAGCAGGCTGTCGGCACAG GTTTATGGAGCCCTACGTCTTTGGGAGCCGCCTGGGCCAGGACATCATCGACCTGGAACAGACGGCCGTGCACCTGCAGCTGGCCTTGAACTTCACGGCCCACGTGGCCTATCGCAAGGGCATCATCTTGTTCGTGGGCCGCAACCGGCAGTTCTCGCACCTGATTGAGACCACGGCCCGGGACTGCGGCGAGTACGCGCACACGCGCTACTTCAAGGGCGGCCTGCTGACCAACGCCCCGCTGCTCTTGGGCCCCGGGGTCCGCCTCCCGGACCTCATCATCTTCCTGCACACGCTCAACAACGTCTTTGAGCCGCACGTCGCTGTGAGAGACGCGGCCAAGATGCACATCCCCACGGTGGGCATCGTGGACACCAACTGTAACCCCTGCCTCATCACCTACCCCGTCCCCGGCAATGATGACTCGCCCCCGGCCGTCCAGCTCTTCTGCAGGCTCTTCCAGACCACGATCCACCGGGCCAAGGAGAAGCGGAGGCAGATGGAGGCCCTGTATCGTCTGCAGGGCCCAGTGGAGCAGGGGGCCGGGGGCCAGGGGCCGGctgctcctccttccctgggAGCCTAG